The sequence CTGTGAGCAAGGATGTAGCCATGACTGGTGAAATCACCCTGCGCGGCCGCGTACTGCCCATCGGTGGTCTGAAGGAAAAAATCCTGGCGGCGCACCGCGGCGGCATCAAAAAGATCATTCTGCCGAAAGAGAACGAGAAGGACCTGATCGATATTCCAAAAAATATCCTGAAGGAACTGAGCATCGTTCCGGTGGAGCACATGGATTACGTTCTGATGCATGCTCTGGTCTGGAAGCATCCGGATCACAGCAATGAAGTTCAGGATGAACTCTTCGAGAAACTGAAAAAAGTGACAGAAGCCGAGACGGACGAGCTGTCCTTTGCGCATTGACTCCTGTTTCCTGCACGTTACTTAGTTGAAGGGCGGGTTTATCCCGCCCTTCTTTTTTTGGTTCAGGCATCGAAACCCGCCCGTTCGAGCTCATCTTCAAAGGTCTCCAGATCACGACGCCACTTATCCCGAAATTGCCGACGCATCCGAAACACGCGGCCCGATATCGTGCCGAGGGGCTCGCCGAATTCCGCGGCGATTTCGTGCAGGCTCTTGCCCTCGCTATAAAACTTTTTGAAGGTGAGGCTGCTCGGATGCTGCGAATTCATGGCATCGACCTGCGCCATGAGTCGCTCCAGATAAAACGCCGTGGGAATGGCATCGTGAGCCGGCCGGGCCCAATGCTCCTCATGGCCTTCGAGGGGATGGAGCGCGGCCGACTTGTGCTTGCGCCAGAGGTCGATGGCGCGATGCCGGGCTGTTGTGACCAAAAAAGCCGACGCACTGCCGAGGGACATGGCGCGACCGGAGGTGAGGTAGCTGACAAAGCAGTCCTGCACCAAATCGTCGAGGTCAGTCTCGCCAACGCCGAACTTTCGCAGATAGCGCTTCAATTTCGGTTGAAGCTGACGATAGATTGCGGTGACATCCTGAGGTGCATGTGTGGGTCTGACCATAGCGTTCCCCCTTTCTGAGGGGAAACTAACGTCAGCGCTTGTCGGCATCGAGCGATCAATGCTCTTATGAAGAAATAGTGTTCCTGAAAAACCCCTTTCTGCGAACAGCCTCAGCCTTTTTGACAAGTTGAGGATCACGGAGGAATCCCTGCGCATGACCTATCCACGTTCGATCCTGGTCCTCTATGCTCATCCGAATCCTGCGCAATCCCATGCGCAGAAGGCCCTGCTCGGGGCCGTTCAGGGGTTGGAAGGCGTCGTCATTCACGACCTCTATCGACTCTATCCGCATTTTTACATAGATGCCGCTGCCGAACAGAAGGCTCTGCGGCAGGCGGACCTTGTTATTTTTCAGCATCCGTTTTATTGGTACAGCGCACCGGCCTTGCTGAAGGAATGGCTCGACATCGTGCTGGAGCAGGGCTTTGCGTTTGGACCCGGCGGCA comes from Oligoflexus sp. and encodes:
- a CDS encoding sigma-70 family RNA polymerase sigma factor encodes the protein MVRPTHAPQDVTAIYRQLQPKLKRYLRKFGVGETDLDDLVQDCFVSYLTSGRAMSLGSASAFLVTTARHRAIDLWRKHKSAALHPLEGHEEHWARPAHDAIPTAFYLERLMAQVDAMNSQHPSSLTFKKFYSEGKSLHEIAAEFGEPLGTISGRVFRMRRQFRDKWRRDLETFEDELERAGFDA